A genomic region of Arvicola amphibius chromosome X, mArvAmp1.2, whole genome shotgun sequence contains the following coding sequences:
- the Spaca5 gene encoding sperm acrosome-associated protein 5, translating into MQTWGTVIVILATLMVATMDAKIYERCELARKLMKAGLNGFRGYTIGDWMCMAHYESGFDTSFVDHNPDGSSEYGIFQLNSAWWCNNGVTPTQNLCHINCNGPPLNRHILDDIMCAKRVVTLHKGMKAWDSWSQHCAGHDTSEWINGCDVHLKTDSSNTEW; encoded by the exons ATGCAGACCTGGGGTACTGTGATAGTGATCTTGGCCACACTGATGGTTGCTACCATGGATGCCAAGATTTATGAACGCTGTGAGCTAGCAAGGAAGCTGATGAAGGCTGGACTCAATGGCTTCAGAGGCTACACTATTGGAGACT GGATGTGCATGGCACACTATGAAAGTGGCTTTGACACCTCCTTTGTGGACCACAATCCAGATGGTAGCAGTGAATATGGCATTTTCCAGCTGAACTCCGCCTGGTGGTGTAACAATGGTGTCACACCCACCCAGAACCTCTGCCACATAAATTGTAATG GACCTCCCCTCAACCGCCATATTCTGGATGATATCATGTGTGCCAAGCGGGTTGTAACCTTACATAAGGGTATGAAAGCCTG GGATTCTTGGAGCCAGCACTGTGCTGGTCATGATACATCTGAATGGATCAATGGATGTGATGTGCATCTGAAAACTGACTCAAGCAATACTGAGTGGTGA